The DNA region AGActtggatagctaggacaaaagcggttgaaaaagtgtatggcaattgggaggagtcttataaacaacttccaaaatacttggtgGCTCTTAGACAATATGctccagggactattgtcaagttggaaacgttGTCGGTGTATACCACAAACGGGATTTGTGTTATTGaaaatggaatattccaccgtctcttctgggcgtatcatgaaggagaattgcggtccaaaacgcagcggaaattaaaattttctcctttagagatccttacgaatggtcatgatcagtgatagaatatttacctcttgtgatgactgaaacctttggtgcatatctcttgtgacaatcaaaacctttgatgcagatccacggagcgatcacgaacgttgaacgatgacaacgtctctactcagtccacacgaacgggttccttcaatctcagtgctagctggtacgaatgaaggctttgagtgagagggagagagagtgaaaacgaaaagaatgcaaccgcaacatatgcttctgcacaagggttctatttatagaaccacttgtgtgggcttcaagctaaaaggcccacttaagtgtattttggcccatatcttataatatgccaaaattcacttaagcccatggtaccttaccatatttcgtattctactcaagtacaccgtaccttacgatgttctataattcacttaagggcaccgtaccttatggtattccttagttactctatctctcatcagtccgtcctttgtgtgtgaccttgtaggttttcgtgacgttggcaattatattaaatcacgcatttaacataataaacagtgagcggtatctagcaacacatcactgctacccaagacacgaaaatgtcatgtgatctgacaaaaccttctgtgataatacttatgtgtataattacccttttgcccttatgtctatattgaacacaaggcataaaccgtgtcatccttgtccagttcaatattgggcccatagacatttatcctgttatgcaggatgggcaaattccatctaggtcactcatgtccctcagcatgcttcgtggagtacccatcaactgtctttatggttatccagttacggacaacgtttgatcagcaataaagcactcgactctacatctaggatccatagtggtttcaggtcgaagagtggaatacaccattatcaccatgagaataacttatgacactttgcataactttctatatagtattctcatagcgggtcaatccggtataaatattactcataatattcatacctatgtttaagacttgagaactctttatccatgatccatgagatgtgatcatcagtctacaaacataatagtcttaatgctttaatgttatcccacttcacactaaagctcgactacggatactttaagaatagtgtccttatgtttaatgtgatctcatgattaagtcatacttgatacattaaacagactagctattctagggactttattaaacaaacgtaataaagaaaaagccttttataattaataaataattcgatacaagtaccaaaagtattggcctctagggcttacaccaacaatctcccactagcactagagccaatcaggcataccccttatgcccattgatctagtatggccatcatgcttctgctgcgcaagaggctttgtcagtgggtcagctatattgtcaagtgtaggtactttacatattttcacatctcctctatctattatctctcgaatgagatgataacgcctaagtatgtgtttggatcgttggtgagatctaggctccttggcttgtgcgatagcaccattgttatcataatagagaccaatgggatccacaatgctagggactatgccaagttcactaatgaacctttttgatccaaacagcttccttttctgcatttgaggcagcaatatactcaacctcggttgtagaatcagcaactgtatcttgctttgaacttttcaagctcacagcgccaccatttcagcaaaacacataaccattggaatcattcatattaaagcgtctcagcaccttgtctatgtactctgacttaggccaatcattttatgatctatctctatagattctgattcctaatatataggctgcttcacctaggtccttcgtagaaaagcatttccctacccaagactttacttgttgcagggtagggatatcgtttccaataagtaatatgtcatctacatataataccaggaatacgatcatgctcccactaaccttcttgtagacacaaggctcatcttcgttcttgatgaatccatattgttttactgtttcatcaaaacgaagattccatgagtaatacatcaccttgatcagatatccatatatctcaggtaggtgacgtatcctgcctgacctacgctggtcttgttctacttgagcaggttgctcttacacaacttcttgtgtttcctgctctaattcctccataggtgtatctatgctttgtgattcttgaatttcttcaagctctactttcctcccactggttcctttggaattaaaatccttttctaggaaaactccagttcgagcgacaaacactttgtcctcagaaggattgtagaagtaataccctcatgtttctttaggataccccacaaataagcatttgtcatatttgggctcaagcttagttgaaacttgtcatttcacataaacttcgcaaccccaaatattcatgtaagacatatgtggtttcttaccactccatatctcatatggtgtcttctcaacctttttggatggaacacggttaagtgtgtaagctgctgttaatagtgcatgtccgcaaatggagtttggaagatcggtgtgactcatcatggatcggaccatgtctaacagggttcgatttcttctctcagatacaccattccattgaggtgttccaggaggagtaagctgggataggatcccacactctttcagatggtcatcaaactctaggcttaaatactcaccacctcgatctgatcgaagagttttaatattcttacctagttggttttaactcgttaggtttcacccttttagtattaatgttattaataggcatttcgagatcaaggacatatagtccatttctcatttgtgcagtagcatagaatatatcattcaaataaattgagcaacaattgttctttattataaatgaaaaaccaaacttgtccaaacaagaaatgaaaataatattcctgttaattgcaggtacataataaagttctctaactgaattattaaaccactaggtaaagtcaatacataagatcctacgactaaagtagcaacctttgctccattgccaactcgtaggtcaacttcaccttttgccaaatctctactccttttcagcccctgcatatttgtacaaatgtgagaaccacatccagtatctaatacccatgatgcagaagtagataaatttatttaataacaaaaatacctgaagttgaagtctctactccattcttcttatcttccaggtactttgggcagtttctcttccagtgtccggtcttaccgcaatggaagcaggtgcctgcctttgctatgcctccactaggcttcaaagcagcaacagtgggtctgggtttggcaacttccttgcctttccctttatcaccctgcttggtgggccttttgttctgtctctttccatttccgatcatcagaatggacttcccttttgacttcagattctgctcagctgttcttaacatgcctagcagtccaggaagagatttatccatatcattcatattgaaatttaggacaaattgactgaatctatctggcaacgattgcaagatcaaatcagtcgcaagttcctttccgaggggaaaacccaacctttcaaggttttccacatacccaatcatcttgagcacatggggacttacaggggctccctcagctaacttgctttgaaaaagggcttttgaaacttcaaacctctcatgccttgcttgctcttgatagagcaacttcaggtgttcgatcatatcgaatgctgacatgttctcatgttgcttttgcaattctgagttcatggtagctagcatgagacaagcagtttcattggcatcatcgacatgcttcttataagcatctctttctgccttaggtgcagaactaggaggttcctcttcaggaacaggagtctccaagacatacagctttttatcatgtttgaggacaatcctcaggtttcggtgccaatctaggaaatttgtcccagacaatttttccttgtcaaggattgatcgcaagatgttgttagaggtgtttgttgtcatggtaatctacataagaattaatgaaaatataagtatcattgacatatttaattaggtctttaattaaatatgctcccactattttactcaaaacaaatgaccctcatcatttgattcggaaaatcccgttggaagattttctagtgggtcgagatccatatttctcttcgttctaagtccgcgtaggcggattacacaaaactaggttatttaggtaggaactccttccagttgtatctcatacaactctcgaaaatttcagttgggtgaataactccttattccaatccatcatatggattattcccaactcttgcttctaaacatatataataaaattataattaagtttgactcatcgttttagcagttggatattacaattatcccatcgcaccttaactaatacaaaacatgcacctcgcgtaggcgaaacctacatattcgataccagtcttgatgagtgctaaaacttggaaagcaaacatataatattattataatttgtttagttaagttttacccattgtcttagcagttggatattacaattatcccatcgcaccttactgatatagaacatgcacctcgcgtaggcgaaacctacattatccgatactagtcttgatgagtgctaagacttggaaagcataaacttaatattttagtttgagggaattgcaattgttctgatcttaccggcttatttatcatataaattgtctctcacatgcatcaacatatattcacatgcatcaacatacatacacatgcatcaacatacataatgaaacagttatggcccctagtgcaattgttctcccaagccaatgagagaacctaagttaacctaataacgatctaagcttctccaagcaagatcttcaaggttgtcctcctttgatattgaattcttctctaagtttctccaagcaagatcttcaaggttgtcctcctttgatattgaattcctctctttcttcataacattgtcttcttttctttcttcattacattacagaagaaactcgttttacatacgagggattgagatgagaaaataagttacattgagagattaaaaggagaggcacgacacgcaggtcgtatttaaaaacccaaaacaaaataaaggacaactaaggccataactgatcaccacaaggcaataataacaaacacattattattattattaattttaattcctttaattaattaaaaccaaattaaatttcggcgaccgattttggtgcgactgcggaaagttctaagcctttcgtatgccctgttcccatgtcattgcggcatgttcaaaggttcgaagggatccatcctacttactatctgacgtttacaaagtcataagcatatccaatgtttacaaaattagcttttcAGTTGTTGCAAAAGAAGATTATTGGCctgaatatcaaggggacattctctggaacaatgaagttatgcgaagaaagaaaaagggttgTCCAAACAACAtccgtattcgaaccgaaatggatacggcgaacaaaatggttcgattatgtagttcatgtcgccATCCCGGTCACAACCGTACTAATTGTCCCAATGTTGGAATAAGTacaacaagataattttacatgtacctcttttgctttatattaaaaacaatatttatttcatatgataactttgtgagaaataccatcacaaacaaatataacacattcaacacacaagcaaaacataaacaacaacacaacagaCTACACCAAATAAAATACCATTACtataactaagcgattacaaccatcaaaacaattttgaacatattatacatcatcctgtgaacgtctctgtcagtcttaatatccacccataCAAGGACatctccattttggttgaacgtggactcaagccattgaattcttctaatcctttcatcatctgcaatttctccatctaaccaacgatTCAACATtcgattaagacgttcaaacgattctatattccaaagtagaatctttatcggaggctacattgctgaaaagattaaatcgacatttctcttatgaatgtattcagacatggttaaagAACAAAAAATTGAAGAAGACTAAAGTAGAATGAAAGAAAATGGAATTTAAGGGTAAGAAGTTGTCTGCAAAAATATGGGAGATGCGCATGTCATTTATAGATGAACCATGGAATGCATGCGTCACACACACATGACAAGCACACACACATGCATGGGCGTATACACTAAACTACACATTCATGCGCCAAAAAGCATGACACCTAAGTGCAATGGCATTGGGAGCATGCGTCAACTTCAATGGCACATCCTTTGGATCTTAATTGGATGCGCCAATTCTTTAAAAAGataattattttaatatattttttgaaattttggattattttaatattttaattaaaaatatattatttaaaaaaaaaatggtAACATGACATACAATTGAATAATTGAATAATTAACACATATTAAATTGCAAAATAGAAACTTTCAACTTCATAAGTATTTCATTTCatgatttatttaattatatGTAAATAGTTAATAAATCTGGTTAACTAAGTGGTCCTTATACTTTTTTTTATCCTTAAAATGAAGGGTGTACATTTGACTCATATAGTAAGCAGACAGTGTTCGAGTTGTTCACCAACTAACCTCCCTCGGTATCCCATTTGGACAATTAGCTCATTACTTAGGCCTTTTATTCAACGTTGTTCACCAATCACCAATATCAATCTATcatctaatatatatatatatatatatatatatatatatatatatatatatatatatatatatatatatatatatatatatatataatcataCATAGAAAAAGTTTTTAAAATATCCATCACGGCTCAAACTAATCAATTAATGGATAAGAACTAAAAAAAGAATCATTCACTTTATTTCACTTTAAAGCTTCAACGTTTTCCCCGGGAAATTACTTCTTCATATCACGTGAACTGCAAGAACTTCTTCCACATCACCTTCTCACATTAAAGAAAAAaactatatattatataaatcagtacatatatacatatatagTAAGTAGCTTGGACTATAGAAGAAAAAAGGAAACTGTGAAGGCAGAGAACTGATTTTGAACTATTTGACAAGAAGTTACATAAAATTTGTGAGAAGTTTCTGAGaaattttcatcattcaacaACTTCAATACTGCTCATGGAATTAGCAACAAAATAGAGCAAACATGGCTAGCTTCAAGAACTTCAATGTCATCACAAACTCCACCAAGGTTTTCTATCTCTTTCTTTCTCttaccttttctttctttttattcAGTTTTCAATCATATCTTTTTCTTTGCATCTTTGTTTATGTGTCAAGAATAGAAAAACACAACATGTGATCGAGTTTTCCGACAATGATCGTTCGATCAAGATCAGATTGTTTAAATTTATGTTtgatattttaaataaataaataaaagttaAAATATGTATTTTATCAAATCATCTGATCTTGATTAAACGGTCATTAATGATGTGAATATGTGAATTTAATGACTACACTGAGTTCAAATTTGAAAAAATTGTCATGTAAAATTAGTGTTTTCTTATGCAGGCACAAGATTCAACCTTTCTAAACCAAACACTAAGAGGAAACATTATGAGGAAAATCTTCAAGATTATTTTCTATCTCCACTTGCTTGTAATTTCACTTTTGATCATTTCCCTCACAATCTATAACCTTATCTCCACCTCTCAAAATCCTAATTTCCACCCAATGAAATGGTACCCTCCACTCTTAACCTCAACATTATGTGCTGGAGTTTTTGGTTTCACATGGCAATGGATCACTCTCAAGAACCCTAAAATTGCCATCAAAGCAACATTTTGGCTTAGCCCTTTTCTTACATGTGCAATGGCCGTCATGTTGGTCTACATCGAAACTCCGATAAGTCTTACATTTGGTGTCATTGCTTTGATTTCTTCATTGATTCAATCTCTCTATGGTTGTTGGATCAATCATAGACTTGAATATGCCGACAAAATTTTATCAACTTCAATAGTTGATTTTCCCATCAAAACCATGAGAATAGCATTTTCATCAATCCTAATAGGAATTTTCTATTGCTTTTTTCTCATGTTTGGAATAGGAGGAGCAAgagcaattgaaaacaaaaaaaaggTAACATCATTGTTCATTTTGTTGATTCTATTGAGCCTAGGATGGACTATGCAATTTCTCAAGAATGTGATTCATGTAACAATTTCTAGGGTTAAGTATATGAACTTAGGTGGTGGTGAAGAAATCATGGACACAAATGTTGCATTTCATGACACATTAAAGTACTTAATTGGAAGTGTTACAATAGGTTCAATTTTGGTTCCATTTATCTCAACCTTTAGGGGTTTTGCTAGGTCAATGAGTCTCATTGGAGGAGATAGTGATGAGTTCATGTTTTCTTTTGTTAGTTGCTATATGGGAATTGCATCAATTCTTGTGAGGTGTGGAAATAGGTTTGGTTTTGTGCATGTTGGTGTTTATAATAAAGGGTTTGTGCAAAGTTCTTGTGATGTATGGGATATTTTCAATAGGGTTGGATTGGTGCAACTTGTGGATTTGGATCTTAGTGGATCATTTTGTTTCCTTAGTGGTGTGGCAGGGGGTGCAATTAGTAGTTTGGTGGGTGGGATTTGGAGTATTGTGGTGTATAAGAAATATGCAACTGAAGTGTCTATTTATGGGTTCTTAATTGGATACTTTATGGTAAGAACTAAGAAactaattaattattttttaaaattattttaggATTGAAAGTATATTTAGTTATTTATATTTTTGCAGGTTAGATTGGGATTGGCATGGGTACAAGCATGTGTTTGTGCTTACTATGTTGCTTATGCAGAGAATCCACAAAGTACTCATTTTGACTCAACTATACCAATGCGTTTGGAACAGCTTCATAGATCTCAAGTTTAGAAATATTTGAAGAAATGAATTTGAAACATGTATATTACTTAGGATAATTTGATAGAAATAACAATTTGAGTAACTTATTTAGAATTTGAATATTAATTCGTCTTGTTAATCACGGTATATGTTGTATATAGATTAAAATTAATCTAATTTAATCTATATTTTTTTGTGGGTTGTGATCTTAGAAAACCCAACAACTTGTGGTTTAAAAATTCCGATGTGTTTGTCGTATGGTTTGAAAAATGTATATTACCTTGATAAAAATAACAATTTGAATAGCTTATTTAGAATTTGAATATTAATTCGCCATTTTAATCGGTATATGTTgtatataaattaaaattaatctaGTGGGTTATGATCTTAGAAAGCAACAACATGTGGTCTGAAAAAACCCGTTGCATATTAAGAGTGTTCGTGGTACGGTTTGGATCGATTTTAAAAGAAAACTGACCTGAATCAAAGATGAAATTTTTTGCTGTTTGATTTGGTTTTGGATTATTAGTTAAAAAGACATGATCCGATTAAATTTCATACAATTTAATTTGGATCAATTTTTGAACGCCTAAATCacaaattataatttttttaataatattaaaattataTAAATACTATGAAATAATAGGTTtgaaataatatataatatatcaaaaattaaaattacaaaatGATTGATTATGTTTTAAAcataaaatattataaataagTATATAAACTAAAATAATAAATATGTATTGAAAAAAATTAAGTACCAATGAATAATAATTTAACGTAATATCTCATACTAATTGTTTAGACTGAGAATCAAAATTGATTGAAAAATGGAGGTTGTGGCTTTGACGTTGAAACTAAGGTTCTGGTACGGTGAGAATGAGGCTGATCTACAAGGTTAACACTCTAACGTTCAAGTTAGTATGAGAGtaagatgaatgaatgaagtTTGAATTTGAATTGTATCTGTAAAATGACGTGTTTCCTCTTTATATAGTAGAGTGTTTATAACAACTTACTGACCTTCAGACGTATGAGGCAAAAGGTCATTGGATGGATACTGGATCCAGATCGCCTGTGCTCTAACCTATGACATTACTCCTGCTTCGCGAGTGACTTGGTGGAATGACGCATTCTCTGGGTCATGGTTGCTAGGCCTTTTGACCATCCCGGAATAGTTTCCCCCCAATCCCTTACCCCTACTATGTAGGTGAGGGCTTTGTTGTGTTTGTCTGTTTTGTCTATCGTAGCCCGACTTGAGTGGAAAGCCACAATATGTCGTTGTTTTATTGGGAACTCGCTCCTTAAATGTGTCTCATGCTTTAGATGTCTTTTAGTATACTCGATCATATTGTCCTTTGGAAACTAAAGTACTCCAGTGTTTTTATGAGACGATTTAGATCGTCGATAATGTATATCATCTTCCTTTTGGTAAGACATCGTGTGATCTTTGTGAAATTAGTTATATAATTTCTTAGGGTGTTACCTTTTCTCTTTCTCCATATGTATTTCCATAACATATTATTTTCTCAATAAATGGAAGTGGTGCCCACCATGAGTTAAAAATCGAAAGAGGATACTTCTGCCTATAGGGTTGACCCTGTAATTTTGGAAATTGTTTATACCTTTTCTCGCAAAGGGAGCCTTAAAAGGGATTTCCTTGACATGGATCCTTCTTTAGACGCAGGGTCATGGCTTAATTACATTGGTATAGATTACTCGTTATTTCAAAGCATTTTCCAATGGCATGAAGAATTTCAAAGATCAAATTTTTTGTGACCCGCCTCAACAAAGATGCTCATCCAAAGGTATCTTCCATAGGAACCGAAATAAAGAGTCAGTGTACGGGGTTGTTTTGAAAGTTTTGGAACCAATGCCACTTTCTACTAGAGAATGAGTTGTATGTCTACAAGGAGAGTGACATGTCGCATAAGGAGCTTTACCTGAAAAAGCAGTTAGTCACATTTTTCAAAGAGTTAGGTTATGTTGGGGGATTTTCCCTTGGAATGAAGCCTCAAATAAACGCTTGAAACGACTTATTGAGAACCGCCTGTTGACGGAAGCCCATATGAAGAAAGAGAGGAAGGTCATCTTCAGTAAGCTCCTAGTATCTCTATCATCTACcatcatttttttattatttgcAATGCCCTTgatgttttaatattttttatatgtAGATATAATGAAGAGAGAGGAAATAATTCCCCTAATGAATAGGGGAGTTCGAGTTATCCCGGTTATTAATGGTTCTTCAAATGCTTCACCGACTAATGTTCATGATATGGCTAGAATGGAGAAGACTTTTCCTTGGCCCTCTCATCTAGACTCTcgaggggggggggggggggggggcacCTCAGGGTCTGCCCTTGATGTTGGTATTCTTGAAGATTCATGAAGGGCGTCACATACACCAGGTCCTTCGGCTCCTGTCTTCTTAGCTCGACCAGAACCTCACACTCCAAAAGGGTATTAGGTATCTACTTTAAAAGAGGGTTGTTATTACCTTTCCAATATGATCGATGAAGCTCTTGAGGAAGAGTTTTCGAATAAGGTTTATTACACTCGTCGAGCTTCTTCCCTCATGGCCATTGGTAGGGACAATTGTTGGGATGTTTTTTTATCTGATTAGCATCGTAAGGAGAGACGACTAGTAGAGGACAATGTCTGTAATTTGACGCTTCATCAAGATACGTACCTACAAGAAATACAAAAGGTTTGTGTTTCTCTTACCAAGATAGGTGATGCCTTGAGAGTTGTCAGTCTCCAGACTTATTAATTGATCAGGTAAAACTCTTAGTGAGGGAAGTAGCAAAGAAGGACAAATTTATGGCCTCTACTTAGATCACTTTATCTTATACGAAGGTCTCTTTGGACCTTGAAAACTTACACTTGAGAATGTCTCTTTGGACCAAAAACTATAGGAAGTGTCTAACACGACTCTCGCAACAGTTTCTGGGTTTTTTTAGAATGCTTTATTGCAAGTAGATCACTTTTACTCTTCTTTGCGTATTTTGAGGGAGCAAGTATGACTAGAACAAATAATTAGAGTTGGAAAAGTGGTTTCGCTCAATAATTAGCTATGCCCTTTGTTGTTCCTATTGGATTGGCCATTTGGATTGGCTGCATTTTAGAAAAACAACAACTTGGAGAAGTGCCCAAGTGTTCAAGTTTTTTCTAGCTTGCTAAAGCTGTATGAAGTTGCAGAAAGGACACATGTTGGACATGATCCTAGAGCATGTTGGTACAACATATGGTCCTTGTGAAATAAATATCAGAATGCTGCATTTTGGAGTATGTTTTGCATAAGATTTGTTAAAGATTTTATTGTTATTAATGTAACAATATGATCAGGTGATTTGTTTGACAACTGGATGAAGTTTAATTCGAatttaaatgaagatttaaatttaaatttaaatcaAACAAATCATATCTTGTTGGATATATTCATGGAGAAAATAAAATGTCCAACAAATTCACCTTTAATTTTGGACGAGTTCAAAGATATTATCCAAGGAGAAAATCACAAAGTTACTTTTCTATATAAGGAGCTCAAACCTACATTGAAAAACAAGCGCTCCCATTTAAGATCTCAGAGTGTTAGGTTTTCTGTCGTGTATCCATGTTAATTCCCTAATAGGATTAATGTATGATTTTTATGTATACCTATATatttcagtaacttggcatagaAGATTAGTCCAGTTGAGTTTTAATAAACATTGtttatgtacacctctatgttttagtaacttggcataaaaggtttgtctagttgagtttTAATTCGTTCATCTTATGAAGATTAAAGTTGATCACTAGTATTTAGTGATTGTTTTCCCCTATCACTAGGATTGTGGCAAAGAAGAAAGTGAGTtggttctcatatttaggggggctctaaatagaaagtcattggATATGATTAGGAAGGGGCATTGGACAACATAGAGATTGTTGTTGCTTGTAAGTCTAAATGTACTAAACTActaatagtgaatttcctttcttaGGTTCTAGACTCATCCCCTAGACATAGGCGTAATTTCACCTAATTGGGTAAACAATTGATTATGTTCTTTATtacttttctgctccatcataTATTGCTTGTTAGTATAGTGGTTCTAGTGTATGTTGTCGAAGTTATTATCGAAGCATCGAGTTTGACATCTGTCCCCAGAGGAACATAATTTTAATTTGCATCAGAGAAGGCACCCTAGCCTGTTGGGTGAGCTCCGGGGAAGATAAGTTTTGCTCAAATGGAGACAATGAAAGAGGAAGAATCAGTCAACAAACCACCTGTTTTGTATGACACAAATTATAATTATTGGAATGTGATCATTATTTCTTTTCTCAAATACTTAGGAAGCAAGGCATGGAAAGTTGTGTTAAAAGGATGGAAACATCCAATAATCACCATTGAATATGGCATA from Lathyrus oleraceus cultivar Zhongwan6 chromosome 1, CAAS_Psat_ZW6_1.0, whole genome shotgun sequence includes:
- the LOC127125343 gene encoding protein PNS1 is translated as MASFKNFNVITNSTKAQDSTFLNQTLRGNIMRKIFKIIFYLHLLVISLLIISLTIYNLISTSQNPNFHPMKWYPPLLTSTLCAGVFGFTWQWITLKNPKIAIKATFWLSPFLTCAMAVMLVYIETPISLTFGVIALISSLIQSLYGCWINHRLEYADKILSTSIVDFPIKTMRIAFSSILIGIFYCFFLMFGIGGARAIENKKKVTSLFILLILLSLGWTMQFLKNVIHVTISRVKYMNLGGGEEIMDTNVAFHDTLKYLIGSVTIGSILVPFISTFRGFARSMSLIGGDSDEFMFSFVSCYMGIASILVRCGNRFGFVHVGVYNKGFVQSSCDVWDIFNRVGLVQLVDLDLSGSFCFLSGVAGGAISSLVGGIWSIVVYKKYATEVSIYGFLIGYFMVRLGLAWVQACVCAYYVAYAENPQSTHFDSTIPMRLEQLHRSQV